The Acidimicrobiales bacterium genomic sequence TCGAACAGCACGTGCATGTCGTCGAGGCTGTTGATGGGCACGCCGACCTTGCCCACCTCGGGGCGGGCGATGGGGTCGTCGGAGTCGTAGCCGCACTGGGTGGGCAGGTCGAAGGCGATCGACAGGCCGGTCTGGCCGGCGGCCAGGTTGGCCCGGTACAGGGCGTTGGAGGCCCGAGGGCTGGAGTGCCCCGAGTAGGTGCGGATGATCCACGGCCGGTCCCGGACGGGCTCCCCGTCGGCGTCGTGGAGGCGGTGCGCCTGGCGCTCCTGCGGCGTGTCGTCGCTCATGCCCGAAGGCTACGCCCGCCCCACCGGGACCCCCCAGCCCGGGCCGGGCCCGGAACGGGGGCGGGCGCCGGACCGGCAGCCGGAGCAGCCGACCCGACACCGGATCGGGGGAGGGGATCCGCCGGTCAGGAGGCGGGGCGGCTCCGCAGCAGGGCGGTGCCCCCGGCGGCCAGGCCCAGCAGGCCCAGCACGATCCCGGCGATGGCCAGGCCGTTCGTGCCGCCGTCGCTGTCGTCACCGTCGTCCGACCCGGTGGAGGAGGCCGGGGTACCGGCCGCCGCCTCGGCGTCGCTGCTGGTGGCGGCGTCGCCGTCGTCGGCCGGTTCGGTGGCGTCGTGGCCGTCGCCGGCCTCGGCCTCTCCCACGGTGACGAAGGGCGCCGGGCTCTCGGGCTCCTCACCGCCCTCGGGGGTGTCCTCGATCCAGGCCGTCTCCCCCTCGACGCAGGTCTGGATCACGCCGAACTGGAGGCGCTGGCCCACCTCCTCGGGGGCCGTGAACCCGATGGTGAACACCTGGCGGAAGTGGGGGTCGAGCTCGTTGCCGTCCTGGGCCGTCCAGGTGATCTCCGAGACGCGCTCGGTCTGGGGCTCGCCGTGGCTGCTCTCCACCGGCTCGTCCAGCGCCGTCTCGGTGGCCTCGACGTCCCAGCCGGCCAGGACCTGGGGCGCGGCGTTGAGGACGCCCTCGGGGACCTGGACCGCGATCTGGCGGGTGGGCGAGTCCTCGCAGCCGTGGCCCACCGTGAACGAGAGGGTGGTCGAGCCGCCGGCCGGCACGGTGTCCTTGTCCGCGGTGACGTGGGCCCCGGCCGGGGTGGCCAGGCCCAGGGCCAGGGCCCCGGCGGCGAGCAGGCCGAGCCCCAGGCGGGCGGTGCGGGTGGTCATGGTGGGATCTCCTGTGGGTGGGACGGAGGGTGGAGGGAAGATGTCGAAGGGGAGACGAGCGGAGAGCGGCCGGGCCGGCCAGCAGCGGGGGCGGGAGGGAGCAGGTGGCCTCAGGCGACGATGCGGACCTGGAAGGTGGCGATCTCCTCCTCGTAGAGGGAGGTCCGGGCCGCCA encodes the following:
- a CDS encoding YcnI family protein, with translation MTTRTARLGLGLLAAGALALGLATPAGAHVTADKDTVPAGGSTTLSFTVGHGCEDSPTRQIAVQVPEGVLNAAPQVLAGWDVEATETALDEPVESSHGEPQTERVSEITWTAQDGNELDPHFRQVFTIGFTAPEEVGQRLQFGVIQTCVEGETAWIEDTPEGGEEPESPAPFVTVGEAEAGDGHDATEPADDGDAATSSDAEAAAGTPASSTGSDDGDDSDGGTNGLAIAGIVLGLLGLAAGGTALLRSRPAS